The following proteins come from a genomic window of Rubinisphaera margarita:
- the dnaE gene encoding DNA polymerase III subunit alpha: MITEATSPQRPFAHLHCHSHYSLLDGANRIPAMIEKVKANNMNALAITDHGNLFGALEFYQKCKAADVNPIIGYEAYIAPGKRTDRSASRMKEASFHLTLLAQNKTGFQNLIKMASSAYLEGFYYKPRIDKDLLEAHSEGIICLSGCASSELSHYLLSENHKEAEQLLRWYEKTFGDRLYLEIQDSGVQIQKDCMERTIELADRFGFPLVATNDAHYLNQEDAGSHEVLLCVNTRTTMQNEKRMKLDSCEFHLRTPEEMYNAFPHCPDAVGRSQEIADRCDIDLDLTARHYPVFQPPEGKTDVTFLRELCEKGLQWRYGDQPAQVYYDRLEIELGVIEKMGYSSYFLIVWDFARFAREKGIPCTARGSACGALVAYLLGLGDVCPIQYDLLFERFLDPSRSEAPDIDIDFCRDRRQWVIDYVKEKYGEESVAQIGTFGTLKAKAALRDVGRALDVPLHRVNEIAKMVPEQLGIKLKDAIESTAELREQYDSDPQIKEMLDFAMALEGLARNVGTHAAGVVIGDRPLDEYIPLQRITGKTDIITQWTDVETAGLLKMDFLGLRNLSILDKAVQNVRENYPDFNMRPIDFPLDDQKTFALLQRGETKGIFQLESGGMRDLLTKMKPDKFADIIATSALYRPGPLEGGMVMTYVEVKHGRQPVPKVHPLVDEVLAETYGVMVYQEQVMRILNRVGGIELSAAYRCIKAISKKKLEIIAVNKEKFIEGAQEKEMSKDKAEELWGLIEKFAGYGFNKSHSTAYGAIAYQTAYLKAHFPKEFMAALLSCGMESSERMAEHTDDCRRMKIDIVPPDLNMSDVEFKVVGDKVAFGLGAIKGVGEGAVSEIVAEREANGKFTNIFDLCERVDPKALTKSVLEILIKAGALDSFGPNREQHMLAMETAVQMAARKHRDKARGQKSLFGGAASAEVAESVAGVVPDAPDWTHAQKLAYEKEIFGFYLTSHPLTEFADEITPLVSHTTKELGEIEDSMEVLVGGMISSIKKATTRNPSRNGNSKYVNFDLEDANGVVRCIMWPDDYSRYQEMVVADEICIIAGRVDRRGREPNLIVNKLMTIESAQKQMTQHLALKFQHGFHTENDMKQVRRILDHHPGNTNVVIVVEAPDESNPDFLTRTTLGSPTLSVTVSTRLREELNQVLGESFYRVHVSAPKKKRDG, from the coding sequence ATGATCACGGAGGCGACCTCCCCGCAGCGTCCGTTTGCTCACCTGCACTGCCACAGCCATTACAGCCTGCTTGATGGAGCCAACCGCATTCCCGCCATGATCGAAAAGGTCAAGGCGAACAACATGAATGCGCTGGCCATCACCGATCACGGCAACCTGTTCGGCGCTCTGGAGTTTTACCAGAAATGCAAAGCGGCTGACGTCAATCCGATCATCGGTTACGAGGCCTACATCGCGCCCGGAAAGCGGACCGACCGCAGCGCGAGCCGCATGAAGGAAGCCAGCTTCCACCTGACCCTGCTGGCCCAGAACAAAACCGGCTTTCAAAACCTGATCAAGATGGCCTCTTCGGCCTATCTGGAAGGGTTCTACTACAAGCCGCGAATCGACAAGGACCTGCTCGAAGCCCACAGCGAGGGGATCATCTGTCTGTCCGGCTGCGCGTCGAGCGAACTGTCGCACTACCTGCTCAGTGAAAATCACAAAGAAGCCGAGCAATTGCTCCGCTGGTACGAAAAGACCTTCGGCGACAGGCTCTATCTCGAGATTCAGGATTCCGGCGTGCAGATCCAGAAGGACTGCATGGAGCGGACGATTGAACTGGCCGACCGGTTCGGATTTCCTCTCGTCGCCACCAACGACGCCCACTATCTCAATCAGGAAGACGCCGGCTCCCACGAAGTTCTGCTCTGCGTGAATACCCGCACGACCATGCAGAACGAAAAGCGGATGAAGCTCGACAGTTGCGAGTTTCATCTCCGCACGCCAGAGGAAATGTACAACGCCTTTCCGCACTGCCCCGATGCCGTCGGCCGCAGCCAGGAAATCGCCGATCGCTGCGACATCGATCTCGATCTCACCGCGCGCCACTATCCAGTATTCCAGCCGCCCGAAGGCAAGACCGACGTCACCTTTCTTCGCGAGCTCTGCGAGAAGGGCCTCCAGTGGCGTTACGGGGATCAGCCGGCTCAGGTTTATTATGACCGGCTCGAGATCGAACTTGGCGTCATCGAGAAGATGGGCTACAGCAGCTACTTCCTCATCGTCTGGGACTTCGCCCGCTTCGCCCGCGAGAAGGGCATCCCCTGCACCGCCCGTGGTTCGGCCTGCGGAGCTCTGGTCGCCTATCTACTCGGACTCGGCGATGTCTGTCCGATTCAGTACGACCTGCTCTTCGAACGATTCCTCGACCCGAGTCGCTCCGAAGCGCCCGATATCGATATCGACTTCTGCCGCGATCGCCGGCAGTGGGTCATCGATTACGTGAAGGAGAAGTACGGCGAGGAGAGTGTCGCCCAGATCGGCACTTTCGGAACGCTCAAGGCCAAAGCCGCTCTCCGCGATGTCGGCCGCGCCCTGGATGTCCCGCTGCATCGGGTCAACGAAATCGCCAAGATGGTGCCCGAACAGCTCGGCATCAAACTCAAAGACGCCATCGAATCGACCGCGGAACTCAGAGAGCAGTACGACTCCGATCCACAGATCAAGGAGATGCTCGACTTCGCCATGGCGCTGGAAGGGCTCGCCCGGAACGTCGGGACGCACGCCGCCGGCGTGGTGATTGGCGACCGCCCGCTCGATGAATACATCCCTCTGCAGCGGATCACCGGCAAGACCGACATCATCACGCAGTGGACCGACGTCGAAACCGCCGGCCTGCTCAAGATGGACTTCCTCGGCCTGCGAAACCTGTCGATTCTCGACAAAGCCGTGCAGAACGTCCGCGAGAACTATCCAGATTTCAACATGCGGCCCATCGACTTCCCGCTCGATGACCAGAAGACCTTCGCCCTGCTCCAGCGCGGCGAAACCAAGGGGATCTTCCAGCTCGAATCGGGCGGCATGCGGGACCTGCTGACCAAGATGAAGCCGGACAAATTCGCCGACATCATCGCCACCTCTGCCCTTTATCGCCCCGGTCCCCTGGAAGGGGGGATGGTGATGACCTATGTCGAGGTGAAACACGGGCGGCAACCGGTGCCGAAGGTTCACCCGCTGGTCGACGAAGTGCTCGCCGAGACCTACGGCGTCATGGTCTACCAGGAACAGGTCATGCGGATTCTCAACCGCGTCGGGGGCATCGAGCTTTCTGCCGCGTACCGCTGTATTAAGGCGATCAGTAAGAAGAAGCTCGAAATCATCGCGGTGAACAAGGAGAAGTTCATCGAGGGTGCCCAGGAAAAGGAGATGTCCAAGGACAAGGCCGAGGAACTCTGGGGGCTCATTGAGAAATTCGCCGGGTACGGCTTCAATAAGTCGCACAGCACCGCGTACGGGGCCATCGCCTATCAGACCGCTTACCTGAAAGCCCACTTCCCCAAGGAGTTCATGGCGGCTCTGCTTTCCTGCGGCATGGAGAGTTCCGAGCGGATGGCGGAACATACCGACGACTGCCGCCGCATGAAGATCGACATCGTCCCGCCCGATCTCAACATGTCCGACGTCGAATTCAAAGTCGTCGGCGACAAGGTCGCCTTCGGGCTCGGAGCCATCAAAGGGGTCGGCGAAGGGGCGGTCTCCGAAATCGTCGCGGAGCGCGAAGCCAACGGCAAGTTCACCAACATCTTTGACCTCTGTGAACGCGTCGACCCCAAGGCGCTCACCAAGAGCGTGCTCGAAATCCTGATCAAAGCCGGCGCTCTCGACAGCTTCGGCCCCAACCGGGAACAGCACATGCTCGCCATGGAAACCGCCGTTCAGATGGCGGCTCGCAAGCACCGCGATAAAGCCCGCGGTCAGAAGAGTCTTTTCGGAGGAGCAGCCAGTGCCGAAGTCGCTGAGTCCGTCGCCGGCGTCGTGCCCGATGCTCCCGACTGGACGCACGCGCAGAAGCTCGCCTACGAAAAAGAGATCTTCGGCTTCTATCTCACGTCGCATCCGTTGACCGAATTCGCCGACGAGATTACGCCGCTCGTGTCACACACGACGAAGGAGCTCGGCGAGATTGAGGACTCGATGGAAGTCCTGGTCGGCGGGATGATTTCGTCGATCAAGAAAGCGACGACCCGCAATCCGTCCCGCAACGGCAACAGCAAGTACGTGAACTTCGACCTGGAAGATGCGAACGGCGTCGTCCGCTGCATCATGTGGCCCGACGATTACTCCCGCTATCAGGAAATGGTCGTCGCCGACGAAATCTGCATCATCGCCGGCCGCGTCGACCGCCGCGGCCGCGAGCCGAACCTGATCGTCAACAAACTCATGACGATCGAATCGGCCCAGAAGCAGATGACGCAGCACCTGGCGCTGAAGTTCCAGCACGGCTTCCACACCGAAAACGACATGAAACAGGTCCGCCGCATCCTCGACCACCACCCCGGCAACACCAACGTCGTCATCGTCGTCGAAGCCCCCGACGAATCCAACCCCGACTTCCTCACCCGCACCACACTGGGCTCGCCAACACTCTCGGTGACGGTCTCAACCAGGTTGCGCGAAGAACTGAACCAGGTGCTGGGCGAATCGTTTTATCGAGTGCATGTGTCGGCCCCGAAGAAGAAACGGGACGGGTAA